The Ptychodera flava strain L36383 chromosome 18, AS_Pfla_20210202, whole genome shotgun sequence sequence gtgttttgaaagttgtgccGTTTGACTAAAAATATGATGCTATCtttcaaaaacaacatttatttatgtTCCCCCATGAAATGACCTAAAATAAGACGAGACAACTGTCTCGTAGACTTTTTAATCGCCTTCTGAGATCACCTTTACatgtttgtgatttaaaaataGAATTTACGATTTTTTTGGGTGGGTGTTAGGGTCACTCAAATATGTGTgtcaacattgttattgttttgatTATGAGTCCAAAGCAAGGTAGACATCGGATTTGATAAAGACCAGAGACTGAAACATGAGTTGATGAATGTCATCATCGCCAAATTATCCGTTAAACGTAATCAATGAAAATCCCCGTGAGTATGTCTTCATCAACGTGATGACTTGTCAcgtgaaatttgaccaaaacaaAATGCGGTTTGTGATATGACAATTTCAGATACCAATAATTGGTTTGAACAGGGAGCTCGGATTTAGTAGCCTTTCTGAATATCATAGTGGTAAGCCATCAACGTAGTCAAATTCTCTTTGAACAACTTGGATTGACGTTGCTCTCGTGACTAGAAATTATTACACGAGAAAGAATAGTGGTGTGTTGAATCCTACATATTTTGGTTTATAAAGTTAAATTTAAGTTTAGCTAAAATACACATtctatgaaatgttattttgacaaaagatACGACTATCACGGATCCTGGCAAAGCACGGGACAACGGTCTAACTGCTTACGCCTGAGTATAAGTCAAATATGGTCAACTTGCGCACTTGGCGTTCTCATTCATCGGGCATACGCATTGTTCAGTCACTGGCTAGCACCTTAACATaaacgcgacagtctgctgaagctttgttccttcaatttattgtgTTGGTTAACACCACAATACCATCAACAAGAGTTGAAATTAACCTGAGTAAAGTAACTGTATTTGATAGGTAAAGGCAAAAGGGGGTGTCCTGTTTTGGCGTAGTGACGATATTTTCACCTCTCCCTGGATTTCTAAAATATAAATTCTCTGAACAGGTTTCAACACGGGCATAATAATGAACTACAGCCAAAGTATCTCAATCAAAACTCACAATATATTCCTTTCGTTACAGGAATGTGTAGATTACAGATGAAATGGACACCATTGGTAAAATCTGTTCAATGTTATTTTTGGAGGATGAGAAGAGTGAGGCATCTTCAGAACCGATGACAGAGGACATTGGATATGCCTCGTAAGTATTTAACCACTTTTTAAGTTTTACGCCCTAGGACGTTTAATTGTCAATCTGATTTCCATAGTGTCACCACCAGTGTCATTTTACAACGATTTGTATCTTCAATTTTATGACTGAGAGCCGTTTAAGCATTCTCTGCTAATTCTTTACTTGCAACAGGCTGGAGTCTGAACACGTCACAGCAATTCCGGATTTCACCGAAATCCACTCGGGTGGATCTTCGCGAGACTTAACCCTGACCATTCCGAATCCTTGCTCGCCCAGTGACGCCGATAATGGAACAGCAAAAGAAATGTACGTGCACTCAGTCATTGGTGAACGTCAAGTGTTGACGCCGGTACAAGAGACCCACACAGAGGCAGACTACTTTGACCATGCACGTGGTCCAGATATTCATCACAGTAGCTGTAAGACAGACTCAGCCGAAGAGGGAAGGGATCAAAGAAGTCAAAAAAGTGTAGAAGTTCGACAGGAATCGCAGCAACCAACGCAGGAATCCATGGAAGGTGACGGTGTCGACAGAGGGAAGCCAGAACGAAGTGAATTAGGCAGGAGCATAAGCCAGCCGTGTCAAAGCGATCTTCAACAAAGTACTTCAGATTTGACACTTGGTCAACTTCAACCCATTGGAGAGACGACGCAAAAGCGCCCTCCTGTCAATCCGAAACTGACACGTGACAATGAACTAGACAGTGCAGGTAAATTTAATCCCATATGTAACAttacaatttgttttcattctgcaATCAAAACACCTTTTAAGGATTTGGATGAGCAATATGATATTGCCTTTCATTTGCTGCGCTGAAAGAAATTCATATGAACGAGAATCAGATTGATAAAATTCAACCTGTGCAGATTCTTTACAGAAAAGAAAAAGCTTATGGTAACGACAATAAAAAAGAATATAGCccctttttatcattttcttccAGCAATCATCATCACATCGCAGTTACATCACAATGGAAGAGACCAGTTAACTCAGAACGTCGCTGAAATCATTGCAAGCAAAGTCAATACGTACACCACAGAACTGAGTAGAAACACTGAGAAATTTGTCAAGGATTCAAACACTGGTGTGATTGCAATTCATCCTGACGATGAAAAGATAGCGTCTCTTAACCTGCCTCCTACAACCGACCGGCTCTTTGAGCACAAAAGTCTGTACCCTCATTTAAGCTCAATTAATAATGTCAGCACAGTGATGGCGTACTCCGACAGCAACCTTTCAGAGCTAGCCAGTGAATTGAAAAGTTCTATTTTCTCCAGAGCTAAAGTCCTGCTATTCAATGTTTCCATTCCCGAGGATAACGGTGATATAAGAGGGGAGTGGAAAGCGTTGGAGTATGCTGCATATGCTGACGTAATTTTCTCAGTTGGCCCACAAGTTTAccatcattttgaaaacaagtacAGGGGAATTTTCAGTAAAGATGTTTTACATTTCTGCTACTTACCCCAAACCAACAATGACTTTCTTGACTTGAATATGACCAAACCTGGTTGTAAGAAACAAGTTCTAACCATGGCTGAAGTGAAAAACAAGGAAGATTTCGAAAATTACTCTCATGTTGCAATGGCGATGGGAAAGGTAGCAGATATGTACAACAACCTCTCCCGTACACCACTAGTTTG is a genomic window containing:
- the LOC139116723 gene encoding uncharacterized protein; translation: MDTIGKICSMLFLEDEKSEASSEPMTEDIGYASLESEHVTAIPDFTEIHSGGSSRDLTLTIPNPCSPSDADNGTAKEMYVHSVIGERQVLTPVQETHTEADYFDHARGPDIHHSSCKTDSAEEGRDQRSQKSVEVRQESQQPTQESMEGDGVDRGKPERSELGRSISQPCQSDLQQSTSDLTLGQLQPIGETTQKRPPVNPKLTRDNELDSAAIIITSQLHHNGRDQLTQNVAEIIASKVNTYTTELSRNTEKFVKDSNTGVIAIHPDDEKIASLNLPPTTDRLFEHKSLYPHLSSINNVSTVMAYSDSNLSELASELKSSIFSRAKVLLFNVSIPEDNGDIRGEWKALEYAAYADVIFSVGPQVYHHFENKYRGIFSKDVLHFCYLPQTNNDFLDLNMTKPGCKKQVLTMAEVKNKEDFENYSHVAMAMGKVADMYNNLSRTPLVWNIMGVETSLSETFRQFLIKTASSKYLRIIVQSRKSQNDFRISILQSCLYIAPERIDHFNFHAYLAMQAGIPVLVASCTGIVAFLDELFGGKGHAEFVSVDTALTNGWLEEDSERWKQAILDKLTERKIDVSFKKAKMLQKDLRNCEEIKLSKQEFLENFRKNG